A single window of bacterium DNA harbors:
- a CDS encoding PTS sugar transporter subunit IIA, which produces MRISDYLKEEMICLNLKATGKDEAIRELGSFIRKAKEITNYEMFHKDVLEREKLTSTGIGEGVAIPHARTDAVTGFVIVFGKSELGVEFDSLDGKKARLLFLMGTPKTAGLDEYLVLLAHLTRLLKEESFRESLLKAQNPAEIIDIFNKFEK; this is translated from the coding sequence TTCAGATTACCTAAAAGAGGAGATGATTTGCCTCAACCTGAAAGCGACAGGAAAGGATGAAGCAATCAGAGAATTGGGGAGTTTCATTCGTAAGGCTAAAGAGATAACCAACTATGAAATGTTCCACAAAGATGTTCTGGAGCGAGAGAAACTCACTTCGACAGGGATAGGTGAGGGAGTGGCTATTCCTCATGCCAGAACTGATGCTGTTACCGGCTTTGTAATCGTCTTCGGCAAGTCTGAACTGGGTGTTGAGTTTGATTCTCTGGATGGGAAGAAAGCGAGACTGTTATTTTTGATGGGGACTCCCAAGACGGCTGGACTTGATGAATACCTGGTGTTACTTGCCCATTTAACAAGATTATTGAAGGAAGAATCTTTCAGGGAATCGCTTCTTAAAGCCCAAAACCCTGCTGAGATAATCGATATTTTTAATAAATTTGAGAAATAG